The DNA segment AGACTTGGCCGGGTACAAACACGTCGGCCTTGGCTTTGACTTCGTGTACTACCTCCCAGGCTGGAGCGGGAGGAGCGTTGAGGGCTTCGAGGACGAGTCGAAGATACCAGCGCTGGTTGAACGGCTCTCCGAGACCTTCAGCGGGAGGGAGGTCGAGGCCATAACATTCAAGAACTTTGAGCGCGTTTTTGAGAGGGTCGTGGGTTAGGTTTTTATTCCCTACCCTCCAGCACGGCACGGTGGGAGTTATGGAGGAACTCTACTTTTTAACCGCGAGGGAAGCCAGGAGACTGCTCTTTTCAGGGGGGGCCGTTAAGCTCAACCTCGACCTCAGAAAAACCAACAGGACGTGGGAGGTAAAGCTGGAAGGAGACGAGTTCATATTTCCCAATGGAACGCGGGTTGGGAGGGACATCATAGAGAGAATTGCGAGGGACGAGGGGAGCGTTTACTTTATCAGGAAAGGCGTTTACAAGGCCGCAATAGCCGGCGAGCACTTCTACAAGCTTGTGCCGACGATTCCGCCGACGATAGAGATAAACGGCATCAGGATGCACAGGACAAAGGAAGTGAACCCCCTGCAGGACACAAGGAACAAGGTGAACGCGGTGAAGCCGAAGGAGGGAGAGACGGTTCTGGACACATGCATGGGGCTGGGGTACACCGCCATAGAGTCCGCCAAGAGGGGGGCGTACGTCATAACCATCGAGAAAGACCCGCACGTCCTGGAGCTCGCCAGGATAAACCCCTGGAGCAGGGAGCTCTTCACGGGAGGAAAAATCCAGGTCATACAGGGCGATGCCTTCGAAGTTGTAAAGAAGTTCAACGATGAGAGCTTCGACGTGGTTATCCACGACCCGCCGCGCTTTTCTTTAGCCGGACAGCTCTACTCGGAGGAGTTCTACCGCGAGCTGTACCGCGTCCTAAAGCCCGGCGGGAGGCTGTTCCACTACGTTGGAAACCCCGGGAAAAAGTACCGGAGGAAAGACCTCCAGAGGGGCGTCATGGAACGGTTGAGGAAGGCGGGCTTCGTAGGGGTTAAGCGGGTCGAGGAGGCCCTAGGAGTGGTGGCGAGGAAGCCGGTGAAAGAAAAATAAAAAAGCTCATTTCTTCGTTTCTCCCTTCATCACCTTCTCCACGTCAAATCCTTCCTCGTACTTCTTAAGCTTCCTCTCGAAGAACTCGATGAAGAGCCTGTATCTCTTCGCCCTGTGCTTCGGCTTGCCCCGTATGCTGTGGCCGTGGGCGCCGCGCCTGAATATCGCTATGTATGCCTCCTTCCCCATGTCCCTGAGCACGTTGTAGAACATCAGGCTCTGGTCGAGCGGGCAGCGGTAGTCCTCAAGGCTGTGGATGAGCAGGATCGGCGCTTTAACCCTGTCGGCGTAGAAGAGCGGGCTGAGCTTCCGGTAGTTCTCGTTCTCTAATGGATCTGCCCCGATGACTTCAACGTCGTACCAGAGGCCTATGTCCGAGAAGGCGTAGCTGGTGAGCCAGTAGCTTATGCCGTTCTCGCTGATGCCGGCCTTGAAGAGGTCGGACTGAGTCAAGGCCCAGTTGGTCATGAAGCCGCCGTAGCTTATGCCGGTTATTCCAACCCTCTCCCTGTCTGCCTGGGGTTCGAGCTTAAAGAACTCCTCAATGCCGTTCATTATGTCCCCGAAGTCCTCCAGACCGGTTCTCCCCAGCACACGGAGGGCAAAGTCTTCGCTGTAGCCGTTGCTCCCGCGCGGGTTCACGAAGACGACGTAGTAGCCCTTGTTCGCCATCAGCTGCATCTCGTAGACGAAGCGGTGGCCGTACATCCCCTTCGGGCCGCCGTGGACGAAGACCACCACCGGCGCCTTCTCGCCCTCCTTCAGCTCCGGTCTGAGGTACCAGCCGTCTATCTCAAGGTCGAGGGACTTGAAGCGGAAGTGCCTCGGCTCAAAGGTTTTGAGCCTCTCGAATATCGGCCCGTTGTAGTCGGTGAGCTGCTTCAGCTCGCCGTCGTAGAGGTAGAGCTCCGCTATTCTCATTGCGGTCGCTATAAGCAGAACCGCCCTGCCCCCATGGACGTCGAAGCCGTAGACCCAGTGGTCACCGGCAACGATTCTCTCGGCCTCCCCGTCCCAGAGCCAGAGGTTCACCCTGCCAGCGTCGGGCGTCAGGAAGTAGACCCTCCCATCATCAAGCCTGGCGTCGTAGACGTCCAGCGGGCCCTCGTAGACCGGCCTGAGCTCGCCGTCCCAGATATAGATCCACTCGTGCTCGCTGATGAACTTCTTTTCCCTCTTCCCGCGGAGAAGCAGACTCTCTCCGTCGGAACCCACCGCCGTGAAGGAAACCCTCTCGAAGAGCTTCTCTTCAGTTCCATCCTTCCAGAGGTAGATGTCCCAGAACTTGAACAGGGCCGGCTTGCTTCCCTCGCGGTGCGGGACGTTGACGACCACGCCATCGCCGTGCCATATTCCGCTCGAAAACCTCGGCTTCTCGAACTGCTCAAGTACCTCCTCGCTCTCCGTGTCGAGAACCCAGAAGGTGGTCTTTTCGCCGTCGAAGAAGCCCATGTTGTCGAACCATGCCGGGACGTCGTCGTCAAAGACGAAGTCCCCGTCGTCCCTTCTCTTAAAGCCCACAACGAGGAGCCTTCTTGAATCGCTGTTCCACTGGATCGAGCGGACGTTTTTAGCGCTCAAAACCTTCTTTGCGCTCAGGGTCTGAACGTCAGCGACCCATATCTCGCTCTCTTTCTTCTCCTCGTTAAAGCGGGTGAAGGCGAGCTTTCTGCCGTCGGGCGAAATCCTCGGCATCGCTGCATTCTCGATGAAGCGCCTCGCGCCGGTCTCCAGATCCTCAACAACGACGGTGCTCTCGTACTTATCTTCGTTCATGTTGGCCTTGGTGAGGGTGTAGGCGACAAGGTTCCCCCGTATTCTCGGGTCGCCCAGGTAGGCGAACTTAGAAAAGGTCTCGTGGTTCCATTCGATACTGCTCATAACGCTATCACCTACTTGGTAGAGAGCCTTAAAAGTATATAAGGGTAACTACCCGTCCAGGTGAGAGGATGAAGGAAGAGTACGCCGTTGGAATTATACTTGCCGCTGGAATAGTGGTTTCGCTCGTTCTCAGAACATACAGCGGAATAGCACTGGCCGCCCTCGGGATACCCCTCTACCTGGCCTACATCGCGAGGGAGCAGAACGTACTGGCGAAGTCGAGGCTCTACGACCGTGACCTCTTCCTCATGATAGCCATAGCGGTGGTGGTCATACTGGTCTTCAATTACCTCTGGGACCCGAGGATGGGCCTCATAGCGATGGCAATCGCGATACCCCTGCTGGCGATCTACGCGGGCAGACTAAAGGCGAGAAAGGAGGCGGAGAAGGCCCGATAGCTGGCCGGTTCTTTTGTAAGCCCTAACTTCGTTCCTCATTTCGTCCAGAAAATCCCTATCAATACCGAACTTCACCCTCACCCGGCGCGAAATGTAGTTGTCGTTGAGAAAGATCATGGCCACCGCGGAGGTGAGGTTCTTCGGCTTCCTCCAGTTGGCCTTCTCGAAGTCTATGACGTAAACATGCTCGCCGGCTATTATGTGCTTGCCGCCCTGGATCTGGCCGTGGTCAAGGCCGAGCCTGTCGAGCAAAGCTGTTTTCTCGACTACCTCAAAGAGGTGGCGCTTTTCGAGGTCAGCGTGGAGGATTATCTCCCCCTCTGCGAACTCCCTGATGAGGTACTCAAGGCCCTCAAAGACCCCATACCCTATCAGCGGGGGAGTTACTCCGAAGGGCCCTATCGTCCTGACGATTTTCGCCTCCCTCGCGAAGTTCTGCCTCGGCGAGTCGGGCCTTTGGAGCTTAATGATGACGTTTTTTTCATCTAACATTGCCCTGAAGATAAGGCTCGTGGTTCCCTTGGAGTAGGGGCGGACTTCCTCGAATCCGAGCGATTTTAGGTGGGAGTAAAACCGCCCCAGTTGAGCTTTACTTATCAGGTGGTCGAACATACTCCTCGATAAGCTTAAATACTCCGCCGATAAAATACTTTTGGTGATAGCCATGGTGACGGCTTTTATTTTGATGGTGACGGCCGCTGGAAAGGAAAGGGAAGTTATGGAGAAGCTTCTGGCCATGCCGGAGGTTAAGGAGGCCTACGTGGTCTACGGCGAGTACGACCTCGTCGTTAAGGTTGAGACCGACACGCTCAAGGACCTTGACCAGTTCATCACGGAGAAGATAAGGAAGATGTCCGAGATACAGATGACCTCGACGATGATAGCCATCTGAACCTCTCATTCTTCTCTCTTGCCCTTATTCTAAGAATAACAGAAAAGAAGGGGCTCACTTGTTCATCATGAGCCTTATCCTCTCGGCCGCATCCTTGGCCTTGTCCGAGATGTTGCTGAGGGTTCTGGCGATGTTGAGGATGTAGAAGCCGTCGCCCCAGCTCAGCTTTTCCGCGTTCTCGAAGACCAGCTGCATGAGCTTCGTGTCGAGGCCGTCTATCTTATTCTCGACGCTCTCTATCTGCCGGATTATTTCGTACTCCTTGGATATCTCCCCATCGGCGAAGCCGCTCTCTATAACACGATCCATCTGGACTATGGCCTCGTGGACGAGCTTTGCAGCTTTGATGCTCTCCATGCCCATCTGGAGGATTACCTCCTTGACCTCGACCGGAAGCTCTCCGGGCTCCCTGATGAGAAGCCATTTGGCGGTGTCCTCAGCAGCGTCAGCAACCTTGTCCTGCATGTGGAGGTAGATGAGCACGTCCTCCCTGGCCACTGCCATCATGAGCTTCGAGCTGAGGGAGTCCCTTATCTCCTCCTTTATCCTGTCGGCAACGTCCTCAAGGCGGTCAACCTCGACGGCTATCTTTCTCATCTCCTCGTAGTCCCCATCGTACCAGCGCTGGAGCGCCTTTTCAAGGGTCTCAACGGTGTTGAGAACGACCTCGGAGTGCTTTATAAGGGGCTTGAACGGGCTCTTCGCAAATAGCTTTGTCCAGACCTGCATGTTATCACCCCACGATCATGAGGAACTTGAATATGGCCGCACTTATCAGACCCGCGACCGGAACGGTAATGAACCAGGAGATTATTATGTCCCTAACGATGTTCTTGTTTATTGCCTTTACTCCCCTGGCGAGGCCTACCCCTATGACTGCCCCAACCACGGTATGCGTCGTTGAGATTGGCAGGCCCATCCAGCTGGCGACAAGGACGACCGTCGCCGCCGAAAAGTCTATGGTGAAGCCCCTCGTGTTGGTGAGCTCCGTTATCTTCTTTCCAACCGTCTCCATGACCCTGTAACCGTAGGTGGCGACACCAACCGCTATCCCCAGGCCACCAAGGGCAAGGATCCACTTGGGGACGGGAACCTGCATGCCGCTCAGCCCCATCGTTGCCACCGCATAGACGGCCGCGACAGGGCCTATCGCGTTTGCAACGTCGTTGGCGCCGTGGGCAAGGGCAACGTAGCCGGAGGTAATGACCTGAACCTTACGGAATATGGCCTCGACCCCTATGAACGGGTCGCTGCTCGGGAAGCGGAGCTTTATGAGGACGTACGTTACAAAGAACACAACTATGCCGAGCGGGACACCGTACATGAAAACGCCCGTCTTGAGATCCTTCCCATGGAGGACCTTGATGTAGAACATCGTCCCTATTACCACAAAGGCCAGCCCGATCCAGAAGGGCGACCAGATGCGGGCACTCCTCACGGGGTCTCTCCTCTCAAATATGCTCTTGGTCAGCGCCTTGAATATGAAGTAGGCCATTATGGCCCCGACTATCGGGGAGAGTATCCAGCTGAGAACCACCTGCGTCATCTTGCCCCAGTTGACTATGGCCGTTCCGGCGTAGACTATTCCATAGCCCGCTATGCCGCCTATAATCGAATGGGTGGTAGAGACCGGCAGACCGAACTTGGTGGCTATTATAAGCCAGAGGGTCGCCGCGAGAAGCGCCGCAACGGAGCCGTAGATGAGAACGTTCGGGTCGGTTATCATCGTCGGGTCGAGGATGCCCTTTCGTATGGTCTCGGTGACGCTCTTTCCAAAGAAATACGCCCCAGTGAACTCAAGAACACCAGCTATTATCACGGCCTGTTTGGGGGTTATCGCCTTCGCACCCACCGCGGTGCTCATCGAGTTGGCGGCGTCGTTGGCACCTATCGCCCACGCCATGGCAAATCCGAGGACCACGGTTATCAGTAGCCACACTTCCACTGCCATCACCGAAGCCCAATAAGGGGGGGCATATAAATATCTTGCCGCAGTAGAATATAGTTGTGTGGGAATCTCTATATAGCGATAAATAGAATAAAT comes from the Thermococcus thioreducens genome and includes:
- a CDS encoding class I SAM-dependent methyltransferase; its protein translation is MEELYFLTAREARRLLFSGGAVKLNLDLRKTNRTWEVKLEGDEFIFPNGTRVGRDIIERIARDEGSVYFIRKGVYKAAIAGEHFYKLVPTIPPTIEINGIRMHRTKEVNPLQDTRNKVNAVKPKEGETVLDTCMGLGYTAIESAKRGAYVITIEKDPHVLELARINPWSRELFTGGKIQVIQGDAFEVVKKFNDESFDVVIHDPPRFSLAGQLYSEEFYRELYRVLKPGGRLFHYVGNPGKKYRRKDLQRGVMERLRKAGFVGVKRVEEALGVVARKPVKEK
- a CDS encoding S9 family peptidase encodes the protein MSSIEWNHETFSKFAYLGDPRIRGNLVAYTLTKANMNEDKYESTVVVEDLETGARRFIENAAMPRISPDGRKLAFTRFNEEKKESEIWVADVQTLSAKKVLSAKNVRSIQWNSDSRRLLVVGFKRRDDGDFVFDDDVPAWFDNMGFFDGEKTTFWVLDTESEEVLEQFEKPRFSSGIWHGDGVVVNVPHREGSKPALFKFWDIYLWKDGTEEKLFERVSFTAVGSDGESLLLRGKREKKFISEHEWIYIWDGELRPVYEGPLDVYDARLDDGRVYFLTPDAGRVNLWLWDGEAERIVAGDHWVYGFDVHGGRAVLLIATAMRIAELYLYDGELKQLTDYNGPIFERLKTFEPRHFRFKSLDLEIDGWYLRPELKEGEKAPVVVFVHGGPKGMYGHRFVYEMQLMANKGYYVVFVNPRGSNGYSEDFALRVLGRTGLEDFGDIMNGIEEFFKLEPQADRERVGITGISYGGFMTNWALTQSDLFKAGISENGISYWLTSYAFSDIGLWYDVEVIGADPLENENYRKLSPLFYADRVKAPILLIHSLEDYRCPLDQSLMFYNVLRDMGKEAYIAIFRRGAHGHSIRGKPKHRAKRYRLFIEFFERKLKKYEEGFDVEKVMKGETKK
- a CDS encoding Lrp/AsnC family transcriptional regulator; translation: MVTAFILMVTAAGKEREVMEKLLAMPEVKEAYVVYGEYDLVVKVETDTLKDLDQFITEKIRKMSEIQMTSTMIAI
- a CDS encoding TIGR00153 family protein, with the protein product MQVWTKLFAKSPFKPLIKHSEVVLNTVETLEKALQRWYDGDYEEMRKIAVEVDRLEDVADRIKEEIRDSLSSKLMMAVAREDVLIYLHMQDKVADAAEDTAKWLLIREPGELPVEVKEVILQMGMESIKAAKLVHEAIVQMDRVIESGFADGEISKEYEIIRQIESVENKIDGLDTKLMQLVFENAEKLSWGDGFYILNIARTLSNISDKAKDAAERIRLMMNK
- a CDS encoding inorganic phosphate transporter → MAVEVWLLITVVLGFAMAWAIGANDAANSMSTAVGAKAITPKQAVIIAGVLEFTGAYFFGKSVTETIRKGILDPTMITDPNVLIYGSVAALLAATLWLIIATKFGLPVSTTHSIIGGIAGYGIVYAGTAIVNWGKMTQVVLSWILSPIVGAIMAYFIFKALTKSIFERRDPVRSARIWSPFWIGLAFVVIGTMFYIKVLHGKDLKTGVFMYGVPLGIVVFFVTYVLIKLRFPSSDPFIGVEAIFRKVQVITSGYVALAHGANDVANAIGPVAAVYAVATMGLSGMQVPVPKWILALGGLGIAVGVATYGYRVMETVGKKITELTNTRGFTIDFSAATVVLVASWMGLPISTTHTVVGAVIGVGLARGVKAINKNIVRDIIISWFITVPVAGLISAAIFKFLMIVG